A stretch of the Clostridium fungisolvens genome encodes the following:
- the lonC gene encoding Lon family ATP-dependent protease, producing MKSQNDIDVLQDIFKSGMNLESQVSVLFEVAKNVLDEGAVRARTVRHKLNKYVKSKNVYDRLYALNKIVSDGKGLKSVPSEANLHEALEDTYGWLSEELARKYIQSRIEEQVQDAIMEKQDKYIDEMKLGIIRKQKGPENAKTLKKYAQFETLDAKVPNKNIMSLVRPSSFDEVIGQERAIKSLISKLASPYPQHIILYGPPGVGKTTAARLALEEAKKLSFTPFNDKSNFVEVDGTTLRWDPREITNPLLGSVHDPIYQGSKRDLAEVGVPEPKPGLVTDAHGGVLFIDEIGELDDILQNKLLKVLEDKRVEFSSSYYDPDDENTPKYIKYLFENGAPADFVLIGATTRDPGDINPALRSRCTEVYFEPLTVSDIKVIITDAADKLQVALEEGVDELISRYTIEGRKAVNILADAYGYALYNFKDNVPEKVTVTLKDVEEVISIGRYIPYERVDSDTKSEVGHIYGLGVSGFLGSTIEIEATVFEAKDKGSGQVRFNETAGSMAKDSVFNAASVIRKITDKDIKDYDIHVNVIGGGNIDGPSAGAAITVCIISALLNKPIRQDIAVTGEISLRGKVKPVGGIFEKVYGARRKGIKLVVVPKDNEKEVPLGLKDIEVKAVETIESLMEIVFEV from the coding sequence TTGAAATCACAAAATGATATAGATGTTTTACAAGATATATTTAAGAGCGGAATGAATTTAGAATCACAAGTTAGTGTCCTTTTTGAGGTTGCAAAGAATGTTCTCGATGAAGGGGCTGTTAGAGCAAGAACTGTAAGACATAAATTAAATAAATACGTTAAATCAAAGAATGTTTACGATAGATTATATGCATTAAATAAGATAGTTTCAGATGGTAAGGGATTAAAATCCGTACCATCTGAAGCCAATCTACATGAGGCTTTAGAAGATACATATGGATGGCTTTCAGAAGAATTAGCAAGGAAGTATATTCAAAGTAGAATTGAAGAACAAGTTCAAGATGCTATCATGGAAAAACAAGATAAGTATATCGATGAGATGAAGCTTGGAATTATAAGAAAACAAAAAGGCCCTGAAAATGCAAAAACTTTAAAGAAGTATGCTCAATTTGAAACCTTGGATGCAAAGGTGCCTAACAAGAATATAATGAGCTTAGTTAGACCATCTTCGTTTGATGAAGTTATTGGACAAGAAAGAGCTATAAAATCATTAATTTCTAAATTAGCTTCACCATATCCTCAGCATATTATATTGTACGGGCCTCCAGGAGTAGGTAAAACAACTGCAGCTAGACTAGCATTAGAAGAAGCTAAAAAACTTAGCTTTACACCATTTAATGATAAGTCTAACTTTGTTGAGGTTGATGGTACAACTTTAAGATGGGATCCAAGAGAAATAACAAATCCATTATTAGGTTCAGTACATGACCCTATATACCAAGGAAGTAAAAGAGATTTGGCTGAAGTAGGAGTTCCAGAGCCAAAGCCAGGCCTAGTAACAGATGCACATGGAGGAGTTTTATTCATAGACGAAATAGGAGAATTAGATGATATCCTTCAAAATAAACTTTTAAAAGTTTTAGAAGATAAGAGAGTAGAATTCTCTTCATCATACTATGATCCCGATGATGAAAATACTCCAAAGTATATAAAGTATCTATTTGAGAATGGAGCACCAGCAGACTTTGTACTTATTGGAGCAACAACAAGAGATCCTGGTGATATAAATCCAGCCTTAAGATCAAGATGTACAGAAGTTTATTTTGAACCTCTTACTGTTTCAGATATTAAGGTTATAATAACAGATGCTGCTGATAAGCTTCAAGTTGCACTTGAAGAAGGTGTAGATGAATTAATATCAAGATATACTATCGAAGGTAGAAAAGCTGTAAATATACTCGCTGATGCTTATGGATATGCGTTATATAACTTTAAGGATAATGTTCCTGAAAAAGTGACTGTTACATTAAAGGATGTAGAGGAAGTAATATCTATAGGGAGATATATACCTTATGAAAGAGTTGATAGTGATACAAAATCAGAAGTAGGACATATATATGGTTTAGGTGTATCGGGATTCCTTGGATCTACTATAGAGATTGAAGCGACTGTTTTTGAGGCCAAGGACAAAGGATCTGGACAAGTTAGGTTTAATGAAACAGCTGGTTCTATGGCAAAGGATTCAGTTTTTAATGCTGCATCAGTTATAAGAAAGATAACTGATAAAGATATTAAAGATTACGACATACATGTAAATGTAATTGGTGGAGGAAATATTGATGGTCCTTCAGCAGGAGCTGCTATAACTGTATGTATAATTAGTGCTTTGCTTAACAAGCCTATAAGACAAGATATAGCTGTTACTGGAGAGATATCACTTAGAGGTAAAGTTAAGCCTGTAGGTGGAATATTTGAAAAGGTATATGGAGCTAGAAGAAAAGGAATAAAGCTAGTGGTAGTTCCTAAAGACAATGAAAAAGAAGTACCTCTAGGTTTAAAGGATATAGAAGTAAAAGCTGTTGAAACTATAGAATCACTTATGGAAATAGTTTTTGAGGTATAA
- the rplI gene encoding 50S ribosomal protein L9 yields MKVILLQDVKKLGKKGDVIEASDGYARNYLFPRNLAEQANDSNLHVLNAKKETERRKKLAEIEEAQKLADELKNKEIKIVAKTGDSGRLFGAITSKDVAELIKKQYNVTIDKKKIVMETLKLAGTYDIEVKLYPEVSTKMKVVVAPQ; encoded by the coding sequence ATGAAAGTTATATTATTACAAGATGTTAAGAAGTTAGGTAAGAAAGGTGATGTTATAGAGGCATCAGATGGATATGCTAGAAACTACTTATTTCCTAGGAATCTAGCAGAACAAGCAAATGATTCAAATCTTCACGTATTAAATGCTAAGAAAGAAACAGAAAGAAGAAAGAAACTTGCTGAAATAGAAGAGGCTCAAAAGTTAGCTGATGAACTTAAAAATAAAGAAATAAAAATTGTAGCAAAAACAGGCGATAGTGGAAGACTATTTGGAGCTATAACTAGCAAAGATGTAGCTGAATTAATTAAAAAACAATACAATGTGACAATAGATAAGAAAAAAATAGTCATGGAAACATTGAAGCTAGCTGGAACTTATGATATAGAAGTAAAATTATATCCAGAAGTTAGCACTAAGATGAAGGTTGTTGTTGCTCCACAATAA